GTGAGCAGCCCCGTGGTGTTGAAGGGGATGGGGGGCTTGACCACCCTCTCCGAGGATTTGACCTCCCGCACCGTGGCCTTCCCCTCCAGGCGGGAGTGGGCCTCCTCGGCCTCCTCCTGCGTTGGGAACCGCTCCCTGGCGTGGACGGCCTGGAAGGTCTCCCCGTCCTTGCGGCAGTCTATCTTCAGGGTCCAGAAGGGAGTGGGGACGAACTCCTTGCGCTCCTTCTCGCGGTCCACGATGAGGGCCAGGGTGGGGCTCTGGACCCTGCCCACGGAGAGGAAGTTCTTGCCCAGCCGGGTGGAGGCCAGGCTGATGAAGCGGGTGAGGCTGGCCCCCCAGATGAGGTCGATGTCCTGCCGGGCCTCCCCGGCCGAGGCCAGATTGTAGTAGGGGTCCTCCAGGTGGGCGAACACGCGCTTTATCTCCGCGGGAGTGAGGGCCGAGAAACGCGCCCTCCGGACCCTGATGTCCGGCCGCACTTCCCGGATGATGTTGATGGCGTCCACGCCGATGAGTTCCCCCTCCCGGTCAAAGTCAGTGGCGATGATCACCTCGTCGGCCTTGCGGGCCTCGCTCTGGAGGGTGCGCACCAGGGTCTTGCTGGTGGGGACCTTGACTATGTCGGCGCGGATCAGTTCCCGGGGCTCCACCTCCTGCCACTGCTGATAGCGGGGCGGGAAGTCCACCTTGAGGATGTGGCCCTTGAGTCCCAGGCAGTGGACCTCTTCCCCGTTCATGCGGAAGACGTACACGGGGTTACGGGACGAGGAGAGCGGGCGCGCCTTCCCATCCGAGAGGATGGTGGAGATGCGCCGCGCGGTAGTGTTCTTCTCGGTGATGATAAGCTTCATGTACCCGCTCTCCGTGGTCCGGTTAAATGGTAATTCCTGGAATTCAACCTCCGCCGGAGAGCTCCCCTCCCTCACCTCCCGCTCCCCGGCGAACATTCGGCAAATATCCGTACCACATTAATAATGCGCCGTCAAGGAACGGCAACCCTTCCTCCAAGACCGCACCCCGACGTCCGATCTTAAGCGGTGTTCACAAGCGGTGCATAAGTGGTGATGCCAGCCAGGTTCCCGGAAAATGCGAAGGGGCCGCCCTCCTGCGAGGGCGGCCCCGCGGCTCGGATCCTACTTCACGAAGAGAGGGGCGAACACCAGGGAGATCACCGTCATCACCTTGATCATGATGTTCATGCAGGGTCCGGCGGTGTCCTTGAAGGGATCGCCCACCGTGTCGCCCACCACGGCGGCGGCGTGGGTGGGTGTACCCTTTCCGCCCAGGTTCCCGGCCTCGATATATTTCTTGGCGTTGTCCCAGGCCCCACCGGCGTTGGCCATGAAGATGGCCATGAGGAAGCCCACCACCAGGGCACCGCCCAGGTATCCGGCCAGGGCCTCGGCGTTCCACAGGCCGATGACGATGGGGCTGAGGACGGCGATGGAGGCGGGGGCGATCATGTAGCGCAGCGCGCCCTTGGTGGAGATGTCCACGCACCGGGCGTATTCCGCGCTGACCCCTTCCTTGCCCTCCAGGAGGCCCGGGATCTCCCGGAACTGCCGCCGCACTTCCTCCACCATCTTGTTGGCTGCCTTGCCCACGGCGCTGATGGCCAGGGAGGCGAAGAGGAAGGGGAAGGCGGCGCCCAGGAAGAGGCCGATCACCGTCTGGTAGTGGCTGAGGTCGATGGAGGGCACCTTGGCCGCGTCGGTGAAGGCCCGGAAGAGGGCCAGGGCGGTAACCCCCGCCGAGGCGATGGCGAAGCCCTTGGCGATGGCCGCCGTGGTGTTGCCGGCGGCGTCCAGGCTGTCGGTTATCTGGCGCACTTCCGGAGGCTGCCCGCTCATCTCGGCGATGCCCCCGGCGTTGTCGGCGATGGGCCCGTAGGCGTCCACGGCCACTACCGTTCCCGTAGTGGACAGCATACCGATGGCCGCCAGGGCGATGCCGTAGATCCCCCCGGAGACCCCGAGGGATCCCGCCGCCGCGCCGCCCATGGCCCAGCGCCCCGCCAGGTAGGCGGCGGCGATGGCTCCCACCAGGAAGATGATGGAAGCCGTGGTCGACTCCATGCCCACGGCGATACCGGAAAGGATATTGGTAGCCGAACCGGTGGTGCTGGACTTGGCCAGGTTCTTGACGATGGGGAAGGCGTCAGAGGTGTACACCTCGGAGACCTGCCCGATGAACATGCCGGCGAAGAGGCCGGCCACTATGCCGATGAAGAAGCCCACCGGGTTCTTGACGCCCGGGGTGTCCTTGAGAAACAGGACGACCAGGCAATAGGTGGCGATGGTGGTCAGCACCGCCGCGCTGTAGGTGGCCAGGGACAGAGACCTTCCGGGATGCCCGCTCTCCCTGCCCCTGACGATCAAGCTGGCCAGTATGGAGCAGATGATACCCACGGCGGCTATGGCCAGCGGAAGGACCATCCCCTTCCACTCGTACCCGGTACCGGCGAAGAGGATGGCTCCCAGGGCCACCGGTGCCACGATGGAACCCACGTAGGACTCGTAGAGGTCGGCGCCCATACCGGCCACGTCCCCCACGTTGTCCCCCACGTTGTCCGCGATGACCGCCGGGTTGCGGGGATCGTCCTCGGGAATGCCCGCCTCCACCTTGCCCACCAGGTCGGCGCCCACGTCGGCGGCCTTGGTGAAGATGCCTCCGCCTACCCTGGCGAACAGGGCGATGGACGAGGCGCCCAGTCCGAAGGCGGCCACCACGTCAGGCACCGAGTTCCTGCCCAGCTCGGGAATCACCTGCAGGACGGTATGGGGCGCCCACCACTTGGTCATCAGCAGGTAGACGAAGGACACGCCGAAGAGGCCCATCCCCACCACGGAAAGGCCGGTCACCGAGCCGCCCCGGAAGGCCAGCCTCAAGGCGCGCCCCATCCCCTGTTTCGCGGCCTGCGTGGTCCGGCAGTTGGCCCGGGTGGACACGGTCATGCCGATGACCCCGATGCTTCCGGAGCAGACCACGCCAAACAGGTAAGCGAGGGCCTGATACCTGCCGACGGGCAGGTCCCCGTTCTTCACGAAAAAGAACATGGCCAGGGCGACCAGGAGGAGGAACCAGATGGCGGTGGAATATTCGCGCTTGAGAAACGCTGCCGCTCCCTCCTGCACATGCCTGGAGATGGTTTGCATCTTCTCGTCCCCGGGATCCTGCTTGAGTACCCACCAGGCGTAAAAACCTGCCGTACCCAGGCCCAGCAGTCCGGCGATGAGCGTGATATAGGGCCAGGCGTTCTCCATCTCATCACTCCTTTCCCTGACAGACCGTTATCGACTTATACCGTTCCTTTGTTTTTCCAAGTATTTATAGTCTATCGCCGGGCACTCCATCCCACCGACATCCTTCGCCGCCCGCCGTGAGTCGAGTCGTCGTGCCTGCCCGCTTTACGAACCACACATATCCGTTCCCTCCTGCACTTCCCCACCCGCGCCTTCCGTGGTCATCAGGCCTTTCAGCGCCTGAGCTGGCTTCACAGCTGACCGGTCGATCACAACGGAAGAGGCCTTCACCGGTTCAGCCTTCCTCTGCGGCGCGGTAAACATGGTCGATAACCCCACAGGTTGATCATCTCATCCGCAGATCTATTTCGGGACTTCCGCAGGAAACCTTCTTCCGGTCTCGCGCCGGCAACTCGTGACTTAACTTAATATCCGATGGTCCTTATCGCCTTGAAAATTCGGAATGCCGAAATTATAATTTGGGTTACTCAAAATTTCAAGGACCCTGGGAGGGGTGATGAAGACTTCGCGGCAATCCTCTTTATTCGATCAGCACTGCGATTATCTTAAGCACATCTTCCGGCTCCAGCAGTCGCAGTGCCCCGTTTCCACCTCCGCCCTGGCGGAGTCCCTGAAAGTGGCCCCTTCCACGGTTACCGACACCCTCAAGAAGCTCTCCCAGAAAGGCCTTATAAATTATACTCCCTATCACGGCATAACCCTCACCCCGAAAGGGGAAAAGCTGGCCGTGAAGGCCATCCGGAGGCACCGCATCGTGGAGCGCTTCCTCACCGACATGCTGGGCTTCGAATGGCACGAGGCCCACGAGGAGGCCCTGCGCTTCGAGACCCAGATCTCGGAGGAGGTGGAGAGGCGGCTCTTCGTGGCCCTCAACCGCCCCAAGGTATGTCCCCACGGCTACCCCATCCCCTCCAAGGTGGAGGACGTCCGCATGGAGGAGACCACCCTCTACTCCCTGGAGCCCGGGGAGCGAGCGGAGGTTATCAGCGTCAAGGACGACGAGCCAGAGCTGCTGCAGTTCATGGCCTCCCTGGGCATCAAGCCGGGGGTGAAGATAAGGGTGGTGGCCAAGGACCCCTTCAAGGGACCTCTGCAGGCGGTGGTGGGCCGGAACCGCCGCACCGTGGGGTGGCACCTGGCCAACTCCATCCACGTCCGGAAGATCACTTGAGCCGAAGGCTCCGCCCGAGCTCCCCTGGTACCAGACGGAGGGACTGGAAACGAAACTCCTGCTCCACAATCCCGCCGCTTCCCCGATCACCTATTCTCGAGCCGCGGAGGCAGGAAACTCGTATCCTGGCCCTACCCGTTATCCTTGGAGCCCTTTCATGCTCCACTCCAAGTGAAACCTCGAGGTCAAGCCGGAGAGAAAGCTTCCGCATCGATATTCATTCCCCAACAAGGGCGTCGTCGGCAAAAAGAAAGGGGCCCCCCTCGCGTGGTCCGCGTGAGGGCCTCAACCCGTGATGGCTTCCGGGTCACCGTTCGTGCGCCGTCCCAACCCCCACTCCCCTTGAGACGGCGATGACCTTCAATCCAGGCTCTCCAGCCACTCTCCGATCAGCGGGAACAGCTCCTCCGGGGCGTTCAGCCCGATCACCAGGTCCACGTGAGCGGTTCCCGGGATGACCGCGAATTTATCCCTGTCGTTGCGGGCCTTGGAGTCGTAGAAACGCCTGATGTCCTCCGGGTTGGTGATGTCCCGCGTGGCGTCCGCGATGACCAGGGAAGGCAGGCTGATCTTGCCCAGGTTGTCGGAATAATAATAGAACCCGTCCCCGGGACAGGGAGCCGGAGGTGCCCAGCGCAGCCAGCTCAGGAAACCGCGGTTGCGGTAATGTTCCCTGAACTTCTGGTGCACGATGGCGTCACAGAACTGGGCCAGCACCCGGGTGCTCACCCCGTCCAAACCAAACTGAAAGAAATAGGAAGCTACCTCACCGCTCATGTTGTCGGGGTTGATGAGCAGGAGCAGGTTGAGCAGCCCCAGGTCCGGGTACCCCAGGGCGCCCCACAGCATACGGGCCAGGGACTCCAGCATCATGGCGGGAGAGGCCGCCACCCAGCCCAGGGTGGCGGTGAGCGCCCTCAGATCCAGGTAGAAGGGCACGTAGAGGGCCGTCCACAGGAGGGGCTGGAGCAGGCCGGGAATGGACCCCCCGGGGATCACCGGGCCGTCCAGGTCCACTAGGGCCTTGAGGGCCTGGGGCCCGTTCCCGTCGTTACGCATGGCCCGCAGGTAATCGTCGGAGACCACGCCGGAGGTGGGCATGGTGGGATCGATGAACCTAGCGCCCTGCAGGTAGATGTAAGCCATGGTGGAACCCATGCTGTGGCCCACCCAGACCGGCTTCTTTCCGGTCACTTCACGCACCTTGGTAACGATGGCCGGCATGTCATAGATGCCCAGCTCGTCTATGGCGTATCCCACCGCTCCCCCGCTGCGCATGGGCTCCCGGCCCTCGCCACGGTAATTGGCCAGCCACACGTCGTAGCCCTGATCCCAGAGGTAATAGGCTAGGCTGTAGTAGCGCATGGGATCGGCCTGGATGTAGGGATCGCCCTCCGCCCAGCCGGCGAGGTCCTCGGGAAGCGTCAGGTTATAATCATTCCCCGCGGGGGTCTCCACCTGGAAGAAGTTGTGGTTACAGAGGAGTCCCGGCATGAGGATCACTGGCTGTGCCCCCACGTTGTGCCGGCTCTGGGCATCCGGCCTGTATCTCTGGAGCACCAGGTCCACCCCGTCCTGGGTGCGGACCGGGTAAAGGTCCTGCGCGGAGGCCACGGCGACGGCGACGCCCCCCTGCACCTGCGCCACGGCGAAGAAGGACGTGAGGAAGACGAGCAAGGAAACAAGTATGGCGGTAACCCTTACCTTCATCGCATCCCCCTTTGAGTCATCGGAGCGTTCAAACTCCCTGGAAGGCGAACTCGATGGTCTCCGATTCAGCACATCCCCCCTTTCACGTCCCGAAGCCGACTTTATCCTCACCGCATGAAAAAAATGCAGGGAGCGTCAACGCCCTTTCGACCTCCTGCCGGGGCCTTCCTCCGAGCCCCTTAGCCGCCGGAATCAATACCGATGTGTATTATTAACGATAAGTTTAATAAAAATAGATTGACATGTCAATCTATTCTTGATTGAATCCGGTATTGCGTTTAAGCCCACCGTCGGCTCGCACCGGGAACGCAGTACCGGCTCTCCGCGCTTGCCCCTTCTCGCCGGGGGTTGCATAATAGCGAAGAAACGCGGCCGAGAAGAGGGGCTTGGAGATGGGCGGCTCGCGTCCCGTAATCCATCACTCAAGCCACTCCGCGGTATGAGGTGCACCGTACAGGAACGTGCTTAATCCTTCCGGGGATGCCCGCGGAGCAGCCCCTTTGGGGAATGGACGGGCATGGAAATTGCCGGTAGTAGTTATGGGCAGGAAAACGGAACGACATCGGGGCATCGTATGTCGGGTGGGGACGGTTATCTAAGCGGCAGGCGGGATTCATGGTTAAGAAAAGGACCATCCTCTCCCGCCAGGAGAGGGAAGAACAGATATTGAAGGTGGCGGCCAGGGTCTTCGCCACCAAGGGCTACCGCCATACCTCGGTGACGGACATCGTGGAGGAAGCGGGCGTGGCCCGGGGGACCTTCTACCATTACTTCAACTCCAAGAAGGACATCTTTCTCCGCCTGGTGGACCTCTATTTTCATAATATAAGCAACCTTATGCACCAGTCCGGGAAGCGCCTGCGGGAAGGCATTGAGGCCGGCGAGCCCCCCTTGCTGCTCTGGTACGACCAAGCCCTCGAGTACCTGCGCTTTCACCGGGAGAATCCCCACCTCTCCGTATCCGTTCTCCAGGAGGCCATGGGAACGGACCCACAGTTCTCGGAGAGGGTGGCCGAGCTAAGCCGCGCCGTGAGAATGCATCTCTCCGAGGACCTACGGCTCCTGCACCGGATGGGGCTGATAATCAAGGTTGACTTCGACCTGGCGGCCACCTTCATCATGGGGACCTCAGTGGCCGCAGTGCTTAACCACGTCATGCCCGACCCTCGGTGCGACCTGAAAAGGATTGCCTTCGAACAGGTCAGGAACCATTCCCGCGCTCTGGCCGTCTCCCAGGCCGCGGTGGACGCGGCCCTGGCGGAGATGGAATCCATCTTGATGGGCCGGGAACGGGACAGGGTTTCGGTTGAAGCGCAAAAAGGTAACCCATGCGCGATAGCTGATGAGAAAAAGCCCTGAAACCCTCATCAGTATATATTCCCTGCGCACGAACGAAAATAGATGGTCCACCGACATGGCCGAAGATCAAGACGGTGATCCACCCAAGTAAATCCCGTGGTTTGCGGGTGAGCGCCGGGGCACGGAAAACGTGACTTACCGTAAACACCATGCGGGGGGAAACGGTTGAGCCTGCATTCAGCGGTCGGAGGGGTCCTTTCCAGCCTGCAGGCGAGCCTCCAGCTCGGATATGGCCTGTCGGAGCTTGCTCTGTCTGATGGCGGTGGTGAGGTCGCCCCTGGTGCGCTCGATAATTCCCCGTGCCATGTCCGTGGTGCGGCGCAGGTTGCCGGTGATGGCGTCCGGGTAGTCGAAGGACACCAGCAGGTAGTAGATGTCGTCCATGTGGGACAGCAGCTCGTCGCTCCGTTCCAGGTGTCCCTCCCGGATGAGGTCCAGGATGGCCCGCCGCAGCTCGCCTACCGCCTCCCCTAGCCCGTTGAGGTAGGCGGGGTATTCCACCCCCAGCTCCTCGGGGCCGGGTAGGGGTTCGCGGTAGATGAGGGCGTAGGTGGCCCGGGCCTCGGCGTATTCCTTCTGGGCGTCATGGACGAAGCCCGCGGTATAGACTTCGGGGTGATCCTCGGTCATGTGAGTGATGCTCGAGGAGAGGCCGGCGGCCTGCTCGAGAAGCCTCTCCGCCTCCTCCCTCTCCCCCCGGTGGACGGCACGGATGACGTAACTGGAGGTCTGGACCAGGGAGCGGCAGAGCCTGAGCACCTCCTCCCGGGTGTTGTTCTTGGCCTCGAAGTCCGCCCTGATACGCGTGCGCAGCGCCTCCCAGTCCATGCTCTCCCCCTTCCAACGTTCCGTTTGTCCTCGAAGATCAATATACACCAGGAGGCGCTCCCGGGAGCCGGGCACCGCATCATCCCGGGGCGGGACATACCAGGAGGGATTTCCCGGCGGGCGATCACCGAGCCGTTTCATGGCGCACAATCAGGCGGCCGGGGAAGGGAGACGACGGTGTATTATAATAAACCCCAAGTCTTACGGGGATCGACCCCGGGTTCCGCGAATGGAAAGCCGGTAACCCTCTCGGAGGTGACCATGATCGCGCGACGGGGAGAGCGCATCCCCCCCTTCATCGTCATGGAGGTCTTGGAACGGGCCCTGCGGATGGAAAGGGACGGCCACGACATCGTGCACATGGAAGTGGGGGAACCCGACTTCGACACCCCCCGCTGCATAAAGGAGGCCGCCTACCGCGCCATGCTGGAGGGCAAGACCCGTTACACCCACAGCCAGGGGGTGCGGGAGCTGCGGGAAGCCATCTCCGAGAACTACCACCGCAAGTACCACGTGGAGGTGGACCCGGACCGCATCGTGGTCACCAGCGGGAGCTCGCCGGCCATGCTCCTCCTCTTCGCCGCCCTCCTGGACCCCGGGGACGAGGTCATCCTCTCCAACCCCTGTTACGCCTGCTATCCCAATATCGTGGAATTCGTGGATGGGAAACCGGTGGAAGTCCTGGTGCACGAGGAGGACGGCTTCCAGTACCGGCCCCGGGAGATCGAGAAGAAATTGAGCCCGAGGACCAAGGCCATCATCATCAATTCCCCCTCCAACCCCACCGGAAACCTCCTCGAACCCGAGGTCATGGAGGAGATCGCCTCCCTGGCCGGAAGGGGACTCTACGTGGTCAGCGACGAGATCTACCACGGGCTGGTGTACGAGAGCAAGGAGCATTCCATCCTCGAGTTCACCGACCAGGCCTTCGTCATCAACGGCTTCTCCAAGCTCTACGCCATGACCGGCTGGAGGCTGGGGTACCTCATCGCCCCGCCGGAATTCGTCCGCCCCATCCAGAAGATGATGCAGAATCTCTTCATCTCCGCCAACGACTTCGTGCAGTGGGCGGGGATCGCCGCCCTCACCGAGGCCGCCGAGGAGGTGGAGGCCATGGTGCGCACCTACGACCAGCGCCGCCGCTTCCTCCTTCCCCGCCTGAGGGAGATCGGCTTCGGGGTGACGGTGGAGCCCCAGGGCGCCTTCTACGTGCTGGCCAACGCCAAGCGCTTCACCGCCGATTCCTATTCCTTCGCCATGGAACTCTTGGAGAAGACCCGGGTGGCGGTGACCCCGGGCATAGATTTCGGCAGCGGGGCGGAAGGCTACATCCGCTTCAGCTACGCCAACCACCTGGACCGACTCAAGGAGGGCATGCGCCGCTTGGAGGAATACCTGGTCCGCCGGGGTTGAATACCCGGCCCCAGGTGGAGGGGCACGCCTTCCGGGAGCGGCGGGAACGGCAATTCACGTGTTGGTAATTAATGAAATATATGTCCTCAGCGCCGGTCCACGATACGGGTGGCCTTAAGGACGCGGGATGGGTCGTATATCTCCGGGGACTGCACGTACTCGATGCGCGGGGTTATCCCCACCGCCTCGCGCACCTTGGCCGTCACTTCCCTCTCCAGGTCCTGGCGCAGCCTCCCAGCCACGGAGAGGCGCAGAGTGAGCCGGTCCGGGCTCAGGGGGTCGCCGGGGTTCTCCTTCTCCACCACCAGCTGGTACTCCACCACCCCGCGCACCCCGGCCAGCTGGTTCCTCACCGCCTCCGGGTTGACCAGCTTGCCCTCCACGCGGACGACCTTGTCCGCGCGCACCGCGTAGGTGGAACCCATGCGGATGACCAGGCGCCCTCCAACCCGGCCGCAGTGGGGGCAGACCCCCCTCTCCAGGGCCACCAGGTCCCCCACCAGGTAACGCAGCAGCACCGTGCCCCGCCGGTCCAGGTGGGTGATCGCCAGGAGACCCAGCTCTCCGTCGGGAAGTGGCCGCAGGGTCTTGGGGTCCAGGACCTCCAGGTGGTAAAGGTTGGGAGCCGGGTTGTGGTTACCCCCGGACTCGCAGCATTCCACGAAGCTCCCCTGGCACTCGGTGAACCCGTAGCCGTTGATTATGAAGGCACGCGAGGCTTCCCCGGGAAGGTGAGCGCGCATCTCCTCGCGCATCCCCTCGGTGACCGTCTCCCCCAGGGAGAGGACGATGCGCACCGAGGAGAGGTCCGTTCCCGCCTGTTCCCCCCGCAGGATGAACCTCCTCTCCTGGCGTCCCATGCCCGCCAGCACGGTGACCCGGTGCTCGGCGGCCAGCTCGAGGGCCTCGTCCAGGGACCGGTGGAGCGGGAAGCCGGGCACGTCCCTCCCGGTGAGAGCGTTGACCAGCTTCATGCCCACCGAGGAGGCGAGGTGCACGGTGCGGTAGAAGCCGATGTGCGGGAGGTTGCCGTAAGGAAAGAGGTTGAGGACGGTGTCCCGGGGGGTCATCCAGCATATCTCGGCCATGCGGCGCATGGCGAGGCTGATGTTGTACATGTCGTAGGCGGTGTTGAAGAACGGAGCCGGCGTCCCAGTGGAGGTCCCCGAGGTGTAGGTTATTTCGTAGGTGACGTCCAGCTCCCCCGGCGGGTCCACGACCAGGAGGAAGGCCAGGGGGTTGCGCAGGTAGGCTTCCATGGGGGTGACCGGTATCCTCTCCAGGTCCTCGAGGGAGCGGACCTTCTCCACCTCCACCTTCTCCCGGCGGAAGAGCTCACGGTAGTAGGGGCTGAAGCGGGCAGTCAGCTCCAGCTGTCGCCTGAGGTTGTGCGCCTGCAGCCCCTCGAGTTCCTCGGTGCTCATCCACAGGGGATTCCGGGCGTCCCGCCGGTAAATATTCCAGGACCGAGCGAATTCCCGGGCCTTCTCCGGGGTGACTTCGCCTATTCTCATCCCAGCAAGCACCTCGACAGCCGCTCACGCGAACAACGTCTCCCGGCGGACGTGCCTATGCCCGCCGTGTTTTCCATTATAAACCACGCTTGTCCCCCTCCCGGGCGCCACCGGGTTTACATGGGGACCTAAGGGAGGTTCCTTTGCTTCACGTCGCAGAGGAGGAGGGTGAAATCGTCCTCCATGGCGCCCCCGCAGTAGCGGCGCAACACCTCGACCAGCTCCCCCAGGAAGGCCTCCGCGGACCGCGATCCAGCCCCCTTGAGGAAACGGCGCAGGCGCTTCTCCCCGAAGGGACGGCGGCGGGAGTCGCGGCAGTCCACCACCCCGTCGGTGTAGAAGAAGAGCCGGTCGCCGGGTTCCAGGTTCACCTCCTCCACTTCCAGGTCCAGGCTCTCGAAAGCCCCCAGGATGGTGCGCCGCTCCGAGGGCAGGGGGACCACCTCCCCGCCCCTTCGGATCAGGTAGGGATCGTTGTGGCCGGCGTTAACGTAGCGGAAACGCAGGGTGCGCAGGTCCAGCTCCCCGTAGATGATGGTTATGAAGCGGTCCTCCAGGCGGTGAGGATAAAGGGCATGGTTGGCCTTCCGCATGACCTCCAGGGGGTCCCGGCCGTCCACGGCCTCGGCGCGCACGGCGCTCATGGCCAGGGTGGCCAGCAGCGCCGCCGGGATACCGCTTCCCGCGGCGTCTCCCACCACCACCACCAGCCGTTCCCCATCCATCCAGTAGTCGTACCAGTCGCCGCCCACGATGCGTGCCTGCTCCATGTGGGCCACCACCTTCACCGCCTCGTTCTCCAGGGAACCCTCTGGAAGCAAGGCGCTCTGGATGCTGGCGGCGATGTCCAGCTCCTTGTCCACCAGGGCCAGGTGCTGCAAGCGTTTCTGCTCGGTGATGTCGCGGAAAACGCAGATGACGTTCTCTATCTGGCGCTTCGGGTTGCGGATGACCGAGAAGGAACCGCTTATCCAGACCTTTTTTCCGTCCCGCCTCTCGTACTCCATCTCCGGGAGCGCGGCCCTTTCCCCCCGGAAGGCGGCCTCTATCGGGCAGTCCAGCACCGAACAGACCCCCGGCTCCGGGTTTTCCTCCCCATAGAGGACCTCGTGGATGTGCCGGCCCAGGGCCTCCTCCTGGCGCCACCCGAAGAGCTCCCCGGCGGCGGGGTTGAAGAGGACGATGTTCCTCGAGCGGTCCACCACCATGATGGCCTCCGGGTTGGCGGAGATGATGGCCTCGCTGCGCTCCCTCTCCCGGTAGATGCGCTCGTTGGCCTCCAGCTCCTGGAGCCTGCGTTCTCTCTCCTGGATGCGCTGGCGCAGCCCGGCCTGAAAGACGGCCACCGCCGCCTGGGCGGCGATGACCCTCACCATCTCCACCTCCCCCGGTTCGAAGACGCGGGGGGAGCGGACGTTTCCCAGCACCATCACCCCGGACACTGCGCCCTCCCGGAAGAGGGGGATAACCAGGCAGGACCTCAAGTTCAGGGAGGAGAGGTGGCCGCGGTCCACGCGCGGGTCGCCCTCCACCTCCGACACCGCCACCATCTCCCCCTCCCGTATAGCCCGGCGGGTGACCAGGTCCGCCCGGGAGAGGGGGAGACGGCTCCCCTTAAGGCGCCGGTTCACCGGGGTGGTCAGGCCGTGGCCCCTCACGAACTCCAG
The genomic region above belongs to Actinomycetota bacterium and contains:
- a CDS encoding SpoIIE family protein phosphatase — protein: MLNDFAGKLSLRLAGLVEEIQEAFERNIPTYAALSGEAKADVRRQLTELIRRTTGFLVGRGAGRDELYAFARRVGRSRVMQNIPLGDLVRAVFLVEAIIWDRILPAVREGELGTREWIDFLKASGEVNAEILAALSASYLETKDEMVSRQLRELHGLLEVGRTITSTMDLDTVLNQILEVAAGIVRSPMGAVYLLEEGAEELVLVAQMGLAPPWTKGRRVDPRRSLLGRAFETGAPVSGADDRLRGLSLPVPAGGGRVRSALSCPILKDHTPLGGMELYDAEPRSYDRLDMALLAAFAPQAGVAIQNARLFELERRRAREMEMMKELAEEAAAAVGFDQAVGIILRKMAEVAKVERCILFLYHPEDEELEFVRGHGLTTPVNRRLKGSRLPLSRADLVTRRAIREGEMVAVSEVEGDPRVDRGHLSSLNLRSCLVIPLFREGAVSGVMVLGNVRSPRVFEPGEVEMVRVIAAQAAVAVFQAGLRQRIQERERRLQELEANERIYRERERSEAIISANPEAIMVVDRSRNIVLFNPAAGELFGWRQEEALGRHIHEVLYGEENPEPGVCSVLDCPIEAAFRGERAALPEMEYERRDGKKVWISGSFSVIRNPKRQIENVICVFRDITEQKRLQHLALVDKELDIAASIQSALLPEGSLENEAVKVVAHMEQARIVGGDWYDYWMDGERLVVVVGDAAGSGIPAALLATLAMSAVRAEAVDGRDPLEVMRKANHALYPHRLEDRFITIIYGELDLRTLRFRYVNAGHNDPYLIRRGGEVVPLPSERRTILGAFESLDLEVEEVNLEPGDRLFFYTDGVVDCRDSRRRPFGEKRLRRFLKGAGSRSAEAFLGELVEVLRRYCGGAMEDDFTLLLCDVKQRNLP